AGTACTGCAAAAAACTAAAGAAGTAGGAGCACAAGGGGTAGATTTGTGCGTATTTCGCCGAGATGGCACACGTACCGATCATGTAGCTACTCATCTGGATTATGAAAATTTTGACCTGGATACTGCTAAAAAAGTTATTGATACACTAAATGAGTTTGGTCTGGGCGTATCGGTAGGTGCTTTTGAAAATTGCATAGGAGGTGAGCCTGAGCAGCAGCTAAAAAATCAAGATCATCTGCTTCGTTTGATACGAATTGCCCACTTACTAGGAGGTAACGAAAACGACGTAACGGTAGGCACGTTTGTAGGTTATGATCATGAGTTGGGAGTGCAGGAGAATGGTTTTCAAAAAAACCTTGATAAGTACGCGAAAGTATTTAGCCCCATCATCAAATACGCTGAAGATCTGGGAGTGAGTGTTGTTTACGAAAACTGCCCGATGGAGGGCTGGCGCTCTGCCGGATATACCAGTACTTTTAATAATCTGCCAGGTGTATTGGCGGCTCGTAAGCTTATGTATGAGCTTATCCCCAGTGTGGCACATGGCGAAATTTATGACCCTTCTCATGATGTATGGCAGCATACCGACCCTGTAGAGGTGATTAAAGCGAGTGATATGAGCAGAATTCGGAGAGTTCATGTAAAAGCTACTCGCAATCTGCAAAATGCGAAGCAGGTGCATTGGGGGGGGATGTATCCTGTACATCAGGTGGACGAGAAGCTGGCGAAAAAAGCGGGAGTACCTTTACCAGACCACGAGTGGGACAGACATAATTACGAAGCTATGCTCCCTGGCTTTGGTGGTACGGATAGTATGGATTGGCGCGCTTTTGTTGATACGCTGAAAGAAAAAGGATTCAGCGGACCTTTTGAAATTGAAAATGAGGCAGCACTCTCCAAAGCCACAGGAAACATGGAGGCTACTTTACAAGGCTACCGGGCGGCTATTATGTGTTTGTCCCCTATGCTCTGGCCTTTAACAGAGCAAGGTTATCAGTATGATCAGTCCTTACGAAAGGAATTGAAGCAGCTGGCGCAAAAAGATGTGCCTGAGGTGAAGATGAGTGATTTAAAATAGTATAGCATTTAGTTGGGGTGATGGGTATCCATCATCATACGCTATGTAATGTCAGGCATATTAGGCTACATCTTTACTTTTAAGCAAACGAAAGCTTAAAAATATGAACAGGGTGCAATAAGCCACCACTAGCAACAGCTCATGCCATACCAGATAGTCTTTGATTTCCCGGAAAATGTATTTAGGATAAGGGGTTGATATCAGATTATTAATTGCTCTAATCGGAAAAAACTCATAAAAAGTATATTGTGCGTAAAAGTGTGAGAGTATTAAAACTCCGATAGGCTCAATAAAAAGTGTATAAAAAGCCAGTAATACGATTGCAAAGCCTGTCTTTTTGATAAGCATACCTACCAGCAGGGCAAAACAAAGAAAGGCAAGTACATCTAGAAAATAGGCGGGTACAAAAAATATCTTCTGCACCATTACATCCAGCCCATATACCGGGGAGTACAGACTACCTAAAACAATACCCAGTAGAAGAATAAAGACAGTGTTTATGAAGGTGAGTAGGAGAATGATAATCAACTTGGATATTAAAAACTCTTTCTTATCCAGCCCATCTATAATGTTTTGCCTGATGGTACGAAAGTTCCATTCGTTACAGATTGAAATGACTACTATAAAACCTAAAAATATCTTAAAGAAGGTAGCTAGGTAAGTCAGATTCTGCCAAATGTCGGCAAAGTCGTAGAAGGGAATCATGTCAGGAGAAATCCCCTGGAAAGAGGCTCCTCTATCGCTAATAAAGTTCAGGTAGAGCATTACGCTGGAGCAGATGAGCCCCAGTATTACAAAGTAGAGTATAAGTAATATCCAAAAAGGGCGGTAGTGCTTAAGCTTAAGCCATTCAATATAAAATAATCTAGTCATGGGTAGTGGCTAAAAGGTCTAAGAACTGTTTTTCCAGGCTTTTAGTCTTTTGAGACAGATAAGAGACATATATGCCCTTTTCGCTAAGTTGCTGGTTGAGGAAACTGGTATTTGCCTCTTGCTCCAGCTTCAATTTAAAAATACCGTTTTCACGTTCGGCACTTTTTACAAAATCAAATGTTGAGATTACATTTCGTAATTGCTCCATATCTGCTGCGGCGACCTCTACAGTATCGGTACCGCCTAAAGCCTTTGCAACGCTTCCGCTGTAAATTTTCTTACCCTTTTTAAGAACGGCAAAGTGCGTACAGACTTTCTGTACTTCGTCTAGCAGGTGACTGGCCAGAATAATTGTTTTGCCCTGAGTTGCAATATCTACAATCAGGCGTCGGATTTCTGCAATGCCCTGGGGGTCCAGTCCATTAGTAGGCTCGTCCAGTATCATTACTTTGGGGTCAGAGAGTAGGGCAGAAGCTATGGCTAACCTTTGTTTCATACCTAAAGAGTATTGCTTAAAAGGATCATCTTTACGTTCATGCAGGTCTACAATTTCAAGCACTCTGGGTATACGCGTATAGCTTACATTTTTAATTGTGGCTACAATTTTAAGGTTTGCTACTGCTGAAAGGTAGGGATAAAAGGTAGGGCTCTCCAGTATGGCTCCTATTTGCTTACGAACTGCTGCTGAACCTGGGAGGCCAAACCACTGGTAGCTTCCTCCATCATGTCTGACTACATCTAAAAGTATACCCAGGGTAGTTGACTTACCACTACCATTCGGGCCCAAAATGCCAAAAACCGACCCTTCTTCAACTTCTAGTGAGAGACCGTTAACTGCATGTACCTTGCCGTAGTGCTTGTGCAGATTGTCTATGGTTAGTATGTTACTCAAAGCCTTTTAATTTAATGCTCTTCCTGATGATCAGTTTGTGTGAGGCTGGCCACATTAGCAATGCCACTAAAGTTAAAGCCATTTTGAATTAAACTTATTAAAGCATTAAGATCAGGGTGACCTTGCAGATCAAAAAGCATAAGAGAAGTATTATTGTTTACCATAGACACATAGGCTTCTGGTGCTTTACCTTTGGCATATACGTATATCTGGGTACCCTTATCTTCCATCATAAAAAGCTCTTCGTATTGTTCTGCTGTCAACTGCTTCTGTACTTCCAGAATGTCTCTTTTATTGAAAGAGCTGCTGCCTTTGTCAAAAGTGAGAAAGCTTAGTTTTTTAATGTCTCTTACCAGTTGATAAAATTCAGGGTTCTGTTCCAAGTTCAGCATTCTAAGCGTGCTGGGATAAAAATACATAGAAGCTGAAGGGTTATTTTTAAGAATAAATTGCTTCACGGTTTCACTTTGAGCCTGTAACTGAGAGCTTAAAAGCAATACAGTAGTGGTAAGGAAAAGTGCTTTCATGGGGTAGGGGTTCATGTTGGGTAGTAAAAATTAATAGCCCTGCCCATAGGTTAGCAGCAGGGCTGAAAGCAAAGCTTAGTTTTTACCTTCATCAATATTTTCAAGGTATTGCATGCCATTGATTTTCATCCCTTTGGATAGTTTTGAGATTTGCTTCAGGTCAATTTCTCCAAAGAGGCTCATTGCTATAAATTTATAGTCGCCTCCTACAAGCATGAGTAACTCGCTTATTTTTCCACCCTCTTCCTGTATTAAAAATACCATATCATCTTTACCGTCTCGTATAGACATGAGCTCTTCCATATTACTTTTCTGTATACTGGCTTTGGCTTCGCGGTAATATTTAGAAGCATTGTTAATACTATCTGCTGCCAGTATTCTAAGACCTTTCAGTTTGCTAATAGCCTGAGCCATCTCTTTGGTATCGGGGTCATCCGGTTCAAACTCAGTAAAAAGGTTAAACATTTTGCTATTTACCGTAACTTTGGTAAAGGCTTCATTGTCGGCATATTTATCAAAAAGGCTTGCTATGGAAGAGTTTTGAGCCTGCACTGCGAAGGCAATTAACTGCATAGCTATAATGGTGATGATTAACTTTTTCATTTTTTGTTTTCTTTAATTTTTTCCTGAGCTTCGCTAAAGCTTTCAAGTTTTTCCAAATGTTGGGTTCCTTCGTTCATAATGCTGGATACCAGTAGTAACGCCTGCCGGGTTTGTTCATAGGCAAGCTGAGGGTCCTCATAAGTGTTCTCCGTATAAGCAAGGTCAGGTTGTACTTGTGAACTATTAGAGCTGAATAGCCAAATTCCTGAAATGACCAATACGCTGATGGCAGCAGCCATATTGAAGACCTTACGGTACCTACTGAAGCTGAAAGCAGAACTGCGCTCTATTTTACCAAGTAGTTCATCGTCAAAATGATCATCCAGATAGGAGTGCTCACTCTCCCTGCTAAAGCTACGAAACAACTGCGCTGTCGCTTGCAAGTGTGCAGGCACCTCCTGTGTATTGAAGTAATGCTTTAGCTGCTCTTCTTCCTGCAGGCTAGTAGCACCTTCCCAGTATTTGTCCAGTAGTTGCTCAATTTTTAGTAATTCCATAAGCATTAATGCTTTGCAGATTTTTTTTCAGGTTTTGTCTTGCTCTAAACAAGTTGATCTTCACTTGCCCCAGGCTCACGTCTAGCTGTTCGCTGATTTCGTCGTAGGTGTAGCCTTCAACGTCTCTTAGCTGAATCACCTGCTGCTGTAGCAGAGGCAGGTGGCGCATAAATTTCTGGAGGCTATTCATGGTATCCTGAGTTTCGGCACTCTCGTAGGGTGACTGAGCACTATAGCTTAGCCTTAGCCCATCGTCAAGTACGTCTGTTTTACTGTAGTGTCCGGACTTCAGTTTATTCAATGAAATGTTACGGGTGAGTTGCATACACCAGGCCTCTATGCTGCGGTATACGTGCAGCTCTTCGCGGCGGTCCCAGGCTTTAATCAATACCTCCTGCACTACATCTTTGGCTTCGTCTTCGTTGCCCAGGTAGCGGAGAGCAAAGCGGTAAAGCTTATTCTTGACCGGCAGGACCTTATGTTTAAACTCTTCCAGTAGCATATTCAGAGGCAAGACAAGTGAGTGAAAGGAAAGTTACAGAGAAAATAAAAAATATATTAATAAAGTTGATGAGAGTATAGACATAAAGAAAAAGCCCGATGGATATTATCCACCGGGCTTGGTTTTGAGTATTTTGCTATCTATGCGTTACTACTTTCTTCTTTGGCTTTATACTCCTGTATTAATTCTTCGTACTCCTGCGTTTTGCGCTGCATTTCTTCCTGAGTTGCCTGAAGCTCCTCCATGTTCTGGCGCATTTCTTCTTCCTGAGCACGCATCTCTTCAGCCTGTTCCTGAGATTGCTGAAGCAAAACTCTGGTTTTTTCATTGGTTTTTACCGTTGAAAGAGCAGAGGCTATAATCTCGCCCAGACTTTCAACAAATCTGATCTGGTAATCTTCAAACTCATGAAATGAAGCGATCTCTATAATACCCATTACCACATCATTGTATTTAAGCGGGACAATCAGAATACTGCTCGGAAGAGCTTTCCCTAAACCTGAAGTGATGTTGATGTACTCTTCAGGAATCTCGGTAAGATAAATTGTATCTGCTTCCAGAAATGCCTGACCTACCAGGCCTTCACCTGCTGCTATAGTTTTTTTTAGGAATTTTTTTCTATCGTAAGCGTAGCAGGCTACCAATTCCAATATTGCTTCTTCGCCTTCTCCCTCGCTCAACACAAAGAGGCCGGCCTGATTGGCTTTAAGGTACTGTACTACATTAGTAACCAGTTTATCACCTAACTGATCTGTATCCTGCTGGAACTTACGAGTAATTTCGGCTACTATTGATAACCCCTCAGTTGTCCACAGTCTTCGCTGGTCTTCTTCTTTTACTTTTTTCATCTGCTCACGCATCTGTACCAACTCACCTGCAAGGTTCTCTTTATTGTAAATCTCATTCTCTTTACTCAAGCCGGTCCATTGAACGCCATAATCACCAGAGGTGATTTTCTTTACAAAGTCTGCAGCAAGGCGAAGGTTACCCACAATGTTATCAATAACTTTCTGCTCATTAAGCTCCTCATCATTTTCCGTACCCTGGTCAAATATATATTTTTTGTTACTGGCGCTTAACTCATCAAAAAGCTGCTTTCTTTCCTGTTCTGTTTTTCTGATGCGAATAAGTACCAGAACAAGTGTTGGAATACCAAGCAGTAGCAGCAGCCACTGGACATATCCAATCAGCCGGATGAATAGTGAGGATTTTGCAGAAGCTTTTAGTAGAATTTCTTCTTCGTAGGTATTTACCTTGGCAGTAATGCGACCATAATCCTGCATAAGCTCATAACCCAAATCTTTGTATAAAATAGCTTGTGCTTCTTCAGTATTTCCACTTTTAGTAAGCTGATACATATTCTCAAGCATTGCCATGTAAGCATCTATGTCTTTTTTTACCATAGACATTGAGTCCTGCTCTGCGTAGTTTTGCTGTTCCAGAGTTTCCTCCAGCCTTTTGAGCGTAGCCGAGTAAGACTCTCTTGCAAATGTATATGGTGCGATAAATCTGGCTTCAGGAACAAGCATATAGCCTCTTAAACCTACATCGGCAATAGATACGAAAGAACCAAGCTGCTTTAAGTCTAAAATTACTTTTTGTGCCTGTCTGCTTTTCTCCTGTTCTTCTTCTATTACGTACCGGCTGTAAAATGTAAAGATGGCTCCAGCTACAATCACCAGTAGAACGGTAGAAATGAAGAAATTAATACCTTTTTTGTTAAACCATTGAATGAGTTTGTCCTTCATCATTGAGTCAAAAATGTAAGGGTTAGAGATGCTTAAAAATAATAAGACATAGCGCTCTCTACCCGCTTAAGATGAACTTTTAGGTAAGTATGTAATATTTAAATTAAATTAGAATATATTGTACTATTGGGTTATTGATATTTAGGTAGCTGGGCACCAATTTTAACTTTTATTCTAATTCATTTCTGCCCAGGTAACGGTAAATGATGCTTCTGTATTCGGGTGAGGTTAGCTTCCGGAGGATCACAATATTAAGGTCATTTCTTAGCCTGCTATTCTCTGGTATGGCAAAGCCATAATTACTAGGGAGTATGCGCCTTGGCATAATTTCTATATCTGGATAGTCATTGCTATTGAGCAAATATTGGAGGATTGGCCGATCGTAAATTACTACCGAAATTTCTTCATTTTCCAAAGCTTGAAGGGCTTCTTCTGGATTGCTATATAAGCTGGAGAATATACCCTCACGGTTAAGATATTCTTCGCTATTACTTCCTCCAATGGTGCCCACCTTCATATTGGCAAGATCTTCTATAGACTCTATGTTCTGGCTTAGTGTATTAACAGTAAGCGCAGATGCTATAGCTGCCGTAAGTGTAGAAGTAATAACAATAGCGGTAAACATCCATACGAAAGCCACTACCCGACCTCCGGGCGTAATGGGAGCTTTGTCACCATAACCCACCGTTGTCATAGTTACAGCAGACCACCAGAAAGAACTGCCAATTCCTTTCATTCGGCCGTGTCCAAACATCTCTTTGTTTTTCTTGCGCTCAAAGAGCCAGAGTAACAGCCCAAAAATTAGAATAACAAAGCAGAGTACCCCTGCTGCTTTTACAAAGTCCCAGGACGCAATATTTACTAGTTGTGCAATAATTCCGCCTTGTTCTTTACGGATAGCTACTCCCATACCAGAAGAGAAATATGCGTGAGTAAAATCCATGCGTGTTTCTCTTTCGTCAGTAATTGTGATGGCTCCTACTGCCAGGTCTACCTCTTTGTTAGCCACACCATCCAACAAGGATTCCAGTGTATTGTATTTTTTATACTGATACTGAATACCCAGATCTTCGGCTACCTTCTCCCAAAACAAGATACTAATACCACTATAGACACTATCAGCATTGTCAATGACGAAAGGTACAATGGGCTTAATACCTACTGTAATGGTATCCGGGGGAGAGTAGGGTTCTGATTCTTGTGCAGATGAAAACTGAAAGAAAAAGAGTAGGAAAAAGCTTAGGCTTAGTAAAAAGTGTCTATTCATATCAGAAAAGTGGTTTATTATAATAAAAAACAGGTAAGAGGTACGATTGTTAGCTTGCTACCTCTGGCACAGGTTTCAGCACAGTTAAAAGAAAACTAATGAGCAGCTTTGGCTAATTATTTTGAACAGCCCAAGTTTATACTTGTTAATTAACATGATCTGATACCCATTTTTTTAGCAATTATTTATATCTAATTTTTAAAACTGATTTATGGAAAGTGAAAATACGCATCAAATTGCCGTATTTGATATCAATGGAACGCTCTATCAGAAATCTTCTAAAGAAGAATTTTTTAAATATATATGCTTCAAAAAGGATTATAAGCTACTCAATATCCTTCAGCTGGTTATATTTAAACTCATTGGTAAAGCACGTCTAATCAACCAGACTGAGTTTAAGGAGAACTTTTTTAATTATCTGGATAACTTACCCCCTCAAAAAGTGCAGAAGTATGCGCGCGAGTACTGGTCTATTGAGTTTCCGCAGTACTTTAACAAAAAACTGATGAACAGGGTAGAGGAGTTAAAGAAAGAAGGTGTACAAATTATTTGTATCTCCGGAGGTTTAGATGTTTATATGAAACCACTTTTTGAAGACTTTAAGGTAGATCATCATTTTTGTACTCAGACCACCTATACCAAAAATACCTACAAAATTAAAGGGGAAGCCTGTAAGGGAAAGGAAAAAATAAAACGCTTAAATGAGCATTTTAATGGAAAGAAATACAACATTGTAGAAGCCTACTCTGACGATCCGGAGGATATTCTGGACCATGCTGACAGAGCCTTTCTAGTTAGTTCTGAAGGAAGTATAAGTCCATACAACGGTAAAAAATAAAGTTATTGAGAAAGAAGGTTTTCTGCTAAGGCTGCTGGCTTTATGTGTTCGGTAGAGAAGGCAAGCTGGCGGTTTTGGCTGTCATTTAAAATTAATAGTTGTTGGACACCGTCAAATCTTAAGCTTTCAATCTTAGCTGTAGAAGCATATATAGTTCCCTTTTGATCCTTTTGTAAATCAAAGTAACGAAGCAGGTATTCATTATGTCCTCTGTTGATCTTTTTGGCTAAAAAATACAACTTTTGTTGTTCATTGTGTAGCCAAAGCTGATATGGTATTTCATTATCAAGGGTTGTAAGTGTATGTATCTGGGTGCCTTTTATATCAGTTAGTTTAATAGCTCCTTTGCCACTTTGCAAATCCATCAGGTCAGTAAAATAGATACTATCGCGCGTAGCGTTAAGGCAAAAGTCCTCTACAAAAGTAACGTCATTCCAATGCTTACTACTATACAGCAATTTAGTATGCTCTGTACCCTTATGGTCTACTGCATGTAACTCCCCCGTTAAGCTCAGCCAGATAAACTGATTTTTTTCGTAGAGGTCCAGTATTTTTAATGCCTGGTCTTTTTCAGCTAGGGTATCCAGTAAGGCTTTTACTTCAGTGGTAAGGTTTCCACCCTGCCAGGTAGACTGGCATTGCACGAGCATAAAGCTTAGCAGTGCACTTAAGATAAGGCCGGAGAGCAAAATATTTTTCATGGGGCTTTTCTCTTTTGTCAATATCTAAGTATGAAATGTAACCTATCTACCAAATTTTTTAGAAAATAGGTGTTTACACAAAGTCAGCCCTGCTATTCATATCATTACTGAATTTATTTCAGTATTTTGGTTACATCAAACGCTTCAGCACCTACTAACCTATAGCAATGAAAAAGGCAGTAAATCAGGTTTCTGATGAGACCATTGTAGAATGCATCAGAAACAAGGAAAAGATTGAGCCTATAGTGCGTCACTTGTACGCTAACTATTATGATAGCCTGGCTAGTTACATCAGGAGCAATAATGGAAATGACCAGGATGCGGAGGATACTTTTCAGGAAAGCATTGTGGTGTTTATTGAAACAGTACAGCAAGGTAAGTTTAGAGGAGAAAGCAAGGTCAAAACTTTTTTATATGCCATTATGCGCAACCTATGGCTCAACGAACTTAAAAGACGCAAACGGGCACTGCAACGCGAAACAAGGTATTATGATGAAAATCCTAAAGCCGAAGAAAGTGTGCAGGTAAGCCTACGAGAGAGCGAAGCTAAAAAGCAGGTAGCTGATCTTGTAGCGCAACTAGGTCGCAATTGCCAAAAAATACTCAACCTATTTTATTATCAAGAAATGCCTATGAAAGATATATATCTGGAAATGGGCTACGAAAATGAGCAGATAGCGCGTAATATGAAGTATAAATGCATGAAAAAGATGCATGCGCTACTTGATGCTCATGATGAAATGAAACAACATTTTAAAAACTTATTTGTCAATGGATAGACAAGATTTACATAAGGCTGAGTTGATAGATCGTTTTCTGCATGGCGAAATGGATGAGACAGAACAGAAGGCCTTTGAGTATCAACTTTCTCAGGATGCAGAGCTGCGGGAAGAACTAGAGAGTACAGATATTGCCCGGCAGGGTATCCGGCACCTGGGACTACGTGCGGAAGTAAAACAGATAAGGGAGCAGATATTAAAAGATGCATCAGTACCAAGTTTGGAAGATCACCTCCAAAGTGAAGTTAAAACTCTACCACTATATGCATATGCGTACCGGGTAGCTGCCGGCTTGCTGATCTTATTGCTGGCTGGGCTGGTACTTCAAACGGCAGTAGTGAGTCCGGAGGGTTTGTACAATAGCAAAATGGAGCTGAGCTCTGTTAATGACGTAACCAGAGGTAGAGGCGAAACTCCTTCTCAGACAGCTATGCTGGATGCTTACCAGCAAAACAGATTTGAAGATGCCTTGCAAATTTATGCAGGTATTGCTGAACCTAGTGTGGTTGAACACTTTTTTGCTGCTGCTGCTCACCTGCAGCTAGAGCAGTTTGAGGAGGCAATAGGTCAGTATCAGCAAATTTTGGAAATGGAAGGGAAAACAGACAATCAGTTTCTTTTGCAGGAAGCCTCTTATAAGTTAGCACTGACTCAACTTAGAGTAGAGGCGTACGATCAGGCAATTGTAATACTGGAAGATCTGGATAATAATCACCCTTATTACGATAAGTTAATCTCTAATAGTTTTATGTGGAAACTGAAATTGCTAAGGTTTAAAGACCAGCTTTTTTAGCAGTAAGTAAAGCCCCACCACTACTAACAGTCCTGCCAGCAGCCACCACAACCAAACCTTTGGCGATTCATATATAGGGACTGTATCTCCTATAAAAATAAAGTTAGCCCAGTAATAGGGTGTTTTAAGTAAAGGATGGATCTCATCTGAGTTCAGATAGTCTAGCTTAGCCTGCCTGAGAGCCTGATCTTTGGTGTATCCTTCTTTAAGGTAATGGTGAAGACTGGAAGCTAATATAGCAGTTGACTTATCTTGCGCCTTCCATAGCGTAGTGATAATGTTGGGGCAGCCCGCATAAGCAAAAGCGCGTGCCAGGCTAATAATGCCTTCGCCCTTTACTAACTGACCGTTCCCTGCTTCGCAGGCACTTAAAACTACTAGCTTTACACTGTCTAATTGCAGGTTATATAATTCCTGTGTATACAACCGATAGCCGGTTAAAGATTCGTTATCATCGGGGTAAAAAGCAATAAATGATTCCAGTGGATTATTGTTATCAATGCTGGCATGTGTAGCCAGGTGGATGACACCATAAGAGCTAACCAGCTCCAGAAATAAACGTTTGGTAGCTTGATTCTCCAGATAGATACTCCCACCAATATTTTCTACTTCTTCCTTAGAGCCAAAGAGTAGGTTAAAACCATTACTTCTGATGTTGCCCTCTTCATCGCCGGCAAAAGGAGCCATAGCCAGTACCTGGTCCGACTCTTTGTTCTTGCGGGTGCTGATAGCCTCTTCTAGAAGCTGTGCCGAATAAGCATAACTGACCGCATGCTTATAAAGTAAATACTGATCGGCCTCAGGCTGGTAGCTTAACATCTCAAAAGGGATGTAGTTGAGCTGCCCATCAGGTACAATGATAAGTCTTTCTTTCTTAGC
This window of the Porifericola rhodea genome carries:
- a CDS encoding sugar phosphate isomerase/epimerase family protein; the encoded protein is MNNPIWIMSSAFDELNFQEVLQKTKEVGAQGVDLCVFRRDGTRTDHVATHLDYENFDLDTAKKVIDTLNEFGLGVSVGAFENCIGGEPEQQLKNQDHLLRLIRIAHLLGGNENDVTVGTFVGYDHELGVQENGFQKNLDKYAKVFSPIIKYAEDLGVSVVYENCPMEGWRSAGYTSTFNNLPGVLAARKLMYELIPSVAHGEIYDPSHDVWQHTDPVEVIKASDMSRIRRVHVKATRNLQNAKQVHWGGMYPVHQVDEKLAKKAGVPLPDHEWDRHNYEAMLPGFGGTDSMDWRAFVDTLKEKGFSGPFEIENEAALSKATGNMEATLQGYRAAIMCLSPMLWPLTEQGYQYDQSLRKELKQLAQKDVPEVKMSDLK
- a CDS encoding ABC transporter permease; this encodes MTRLFYIEWLKLKHYRPFWILLILYFVILGLICSSVMLYLNFISDRGASFQGISPDMIPFYDFADIWQNLTYLATFFKIFLGFIVVISICNEWNFRTIRQNIIDGLDKKEFLISKLIIILLLTFINTVFILLLGIVLGSLYSPVYGLDVMVQKIFFVPAYFLDVLAFLCFALLVGMLIKKTGFAIVLLAFYTLFIEPIGVLILSHFYAQYTFYEFFPIRAINNLISTPYPKYIFREIKDYLVWHELLLVVAYCTLFIFLSFRLLKSKDVA
- a CDS encoding ABC transporter ATP-binding protein, producing MSNILTIDNLHKHYGKVHAVNGLSLEVEEGSVFGILGPNGSGKSTTLGILLDVVRHDGGSYQWFGLPGSAAVRKQIGAILESPTFYPYLSAVANLKIVATIKNVSYTRIPRVLEIVDLHERKDDPFKQYSLGMKQRLAIASALLSDPKVMILDEPTNGLDPQGIAEIRRLIVDIATQGKTIILASHLLDEVQKVCTHFAVLKKGKKIYSGSVAKALGGTDTVEVAAADMEQLRNVISTFDFVKSAERENGIFKLKLEQEANTSFLNQQLSEKGIYVSYLSQKTKSLEKQFLDLLATTHD
- a CDS encoding DUF4252 domain-containing protein, whose amino-acid sequence is MKALFLTTTVLLLSSQLQAQSETVKQFILKNNPSASMYFYPSTLRMLNLEQNPEFYQLVRDIKKLSFLTFDKGSSSFNKRDILEVQKQLTAEQYEELFMMEDKGTQIYVYAKGKAPEAYVSMVNNNTSLMLFDLQGHPDLNALISLIQNGFNFSGIANVASLTQTDHQEEH
- a CDS encoding DUF4252 domain-containing protein codes for the protein MKKLIITIIAMQLIAFAVQAQNSSIASLFDKYADNEAFTKVTVNSKMFNLFTEFEPDDPDTKEMAQAISKLKGLRILAADSINNASKYYREAKASIQKSNMEELMSIRDGKDDMVFLIQEEGGKISELLMLVGGDYKFIAMSLFGEIDLKQISKLSKGMKINGMQYLENIDEGKN
- a CDS encoding RNA polymerase sigma factor, encoding MLLEEFKHKVLPVKNKLYRFALRYLGNEDEAKDVVQEVLIKAWDRREELHVYRSIEAWCMQLTRNISLNKLKSGHYSKTDVLDDGLRLSYSAQSPYESAETQDTMNSLQKFMRHLPLLQQQVIQLRDVEGYTYDEISEQLDVSLGQVKINLFRARQNLKKNLQSINAYGITKN
- a CDS encoding CHASE3 domain-containing protein, whose product is MMKDKLIQWFNKKGINFFISTVLLVIVAGAIFTFYSRYVIEEEQEKSRQAQKVILDLKQLGSFVSIADVGLRGYMLVPEARFIAPYTFARESYSATLKRLEETLEQQNYAEQDSMSMVKKDIDAYMAMLENMYQLTKSGNTEEAQAILYKDLGYELMQDYGRITAKVNTYEEEILLKASAKSSLFIRLIGYVQWLLLLLGIPTLVLVLIRIRKTEQERKQLFDELSASNKKYIFDQGTENDEELNEQKVIDNIVGNLRLAADFVKKITSGDYGVQWTGLSKENEIYNKENLAGELVQMREQMKKVKEEDQRRLWTTEGLSIVAEITRKFQQDTDQLGDKLVTNVVQYLKANQAGLFVLSEGEGEEAILELVACYAYDRKKFLKKTIAAGEGLVGQAFLEADTIYLTEIPEEYINITSGLGKALPSSILIVPLKYNDVVMGIIEIASFHEFEDYQIRFVESLGEIIASALSTVKTNEKTRVLLQQSQEQAEEMRAQEEEMRQNMEELQATQEEMQRKTQEYEELIQEYKAKEESSNA
- a CDS encoding transporter substrate-binding domain-containing protein, coding for MNRHFLLSLSFFLLFFFQFSSAQESEPYSPPDTITVGIKPIVPFVIDNADSVYSGISILFWEKVAEDLGIQYQYKKYNTLESLLDGVANKEVDLAVGAITITDERETRMDFTHAYFSSGMGVAIRKEQGGIIAQLVNIASWDFVKAAGVLCFVILIFGLLLWLFERKKNKEMFGHGRMKGIGSSFWWSAVTMTTVGYGDKAPITPGGRVVAFVWMFTAIVITSTLTAAIASALTVNTLSQNIESIEDLANMKVGTIGGSNSEEYLNREGIFSSLYSNPEEALQALENEEISVVIYDRPILQYLLNSNDYPDIEIMPRRILPSNYGFAIPENSRLRNDLNIVILRKLTSPEYRSIIYRYLGRNELE
- a CDS encoding HAD-IB family phosphatase, whose protein sequence is MESENTHQIAVFDINGTLYQKSSKEEFFKYICFKKDYKLLNILQLVIFKLIGKARLINQTEFKENFFNYLDNLPPQKVQKYAREYWSIEFPQYFNKKLMNRVEELKKEGVQIICISGGLDVYMKPLFEDFKVDHHFCTQTTYTKNTYKIKGEACKGKEKIKRLNEHFNGKKYNIVEAYSDDPEDILDHADRAFLVSSEGSISPYNGKK
- a CDS encoding RNA polymerase sigma factor, giving the protein MKKAVNQVSDETIVECIRNKEKIEPIVRHLYANYYDSLASYIRSNNGNDQDAEDTFQESIVVFIETVQQGKFRGESKVKTFLYAIMRNLWLNELKRRKRALQRETRYYDENPKAEESVQVSLRESEAKKQVADLVAQLGRNCQKILNLFYYQEMPMKDIYLEMGYENEQIARNMKYKCMKKMHALLDAHDEMKQHFKNLFVNG
- a CDS encoding tetratricopeptide repeat protein, which produces MDRQDLHKAELIDRFLHGEMDETEQKAFEYQLSQDAELREELESTDIARQGIRHLGLRAEVKQIREQILKDASVPSLEDHLQSEVKTLPLYAYAYRVAAGLLILLLAGLVLQTAVVSPEGLYNSKMELSSVNDVTRGRGETPSQTAMLDAYQQNRFEDALQIYAGIAEPSVVEHFFAAAAHLQLEQFEEAIGQYQQILEMEGKTDNQFLLQEASYKLALTQLRVEAYDQAIVILEDLDNNHPYYDKLISNSFMWKLKLLRFKDQLF